A DNA window from Desulfovibrio oxyclinae DSM 11498 contains the following coding sequences:
- a CDS encoding TRAP transporter substrate-binding protein DctP, with translation MLNFKTIRLGILLSCMLLLVGGCKLGRSDDDGIIKLRLAHPMAPGNNVTLGYEKFEELVEKKSDGKVQVEVYGSCMLGSDRVAMESVQRGSLEMASSSSPNMANFSPYFMIFDLPYITDIKYQDKIYESLDEGKLGDFFDRLANEINLKPIMFSEYGYRNFVTTGQPISTADTLKKLKVRVTASPVEIEVAKALDMSPTPIAWGETYTAMQQGTVDGEGNTFSLLCDAKHDEVIRYAVDSRHNYSMHILMMNKDFWDELPADVQAIITESAREALDYQRSITSKLEKKAEQKFIEQGIKVHKLTPEELAEYKAKTRPVWDLFADKIPSELFTMVKEVQQ, from the coding sequence GTGCTTAACTTCAAGACCATTAGGTTGGGTATCCTGCTATCCTGCATGCTGTTGCTGGTTGGCGGATGCAAGCTCGGCAGAAGCGATGACGACGGGATCATCAAGCTGCGGCTGGCGCATCCGATGGCCCCGGGCAACAACGTGACGCTGGGTTACGAAAAGTTCGAGGAACTCGTCGAAAAGAAATCCGACGGCAAGGTTCAGGTGGAAGTCTACGGCAGCTGCATGCTCGGCAGCGACCGCGTCGCCATGGAATCCGTTCAGCGCGGTTCGCTGGAAATGGCATCCAGCTCTTCGCCGAACATGGCAAACTTTTCGCCGTACTTCATGATCTTCGACCTGCCGTACATTACCGACATCAAGTATCAGGACAAGATCTACGAATCGCTCGACGAAGGCAAACTCGGCGACTTCTTCGATCGTCTCGCCAACGAGATCAACCTCAAGCCGATCATGTTCAGCGAGTACGGCTACCGCAACTTCGTCACCACGGGTCAGCCCATCTCCACGGCCGACACCCTGAAGAAACTCAAGGTCCGCGTCACCGCCTCCCCGGTTGAGATCGAAGTCGCCAAGGCGCTGGACATGAGCCCCACCCCCATCGCCTGGGGCGAGACCTACACCGCCATGCAGCAGGGCACCGTGGACGGCGAAGGCAACACCTTCTCCCTGCTGTGCGACGCCAAGCACGACGAAGTCATCCGCTACGCCGTGGACTCGCGCCACAACTATTCCATGCACATCCTCATGATGAACAAGGACTTCTGGGATGAACTGCCCGCCGACGTGCAGGCCATCATCACGGAGTCCGCCAGGGAAGCTCTCGACTACCAGCGTTCCATCACGTCCAAGCTGGAAAAGAAAGCCGAGCAGAAGTTCATCGAACAGGGCATCAAGGTGCACAAGCTCACGCCTGAGGAACTGGCCGAATACAAGGCCAAGACCCGTCCGGTCTGGGACCTGTTCGCCGACAAGATTCCCTCGGAATTGTTCACCATGGTCAAGGAAGTGCAGCAGTAG
- a CDS encoding TRAP transporter large permease subunit produces the protein MENVATATHPGEPKTGLLHWLDENFEKPLLFAGLLSIILIITFQTLYRYVITQFTDGAGSAVWTEELARFIFIWISYLAASVAIKKRENIRVDFVYDRLPEKWQQIFWIVNNLCFLLLGAVVLVMGTDLVQFQMRYPQIAPALQIPYYIPYLILPIGFGLMCIRLVQDTWKEAKVAGTVGTLTAFAITAAIFTPVLLGVNLASTTILFGYFILFLIIGVPIGISLGLASLVTLIGSGTLPVDYIAQVSFTSIDSFPIMAIPFFIAAGIFMGSGGLSTRLLNLADELLGPLPGGMALATIATCMFFAAISGSGPATVAAIGSLTIPAMIERGYDKYFACAIVAAAGAIGVMIPPSNPFVIYGVAAQSSIGKLFIAGVLPGLLTGLVLMAFSYWVSKKNGWMGEQKERSLKSIGKAFWDAKLALMVPVIVLGGIYGGLMTPTEAAAVAAFYGLIVGLFVYKGLNKDNIVPTFINVCSTSAIVIILMAMATIFGYVMTVEQVPSKIAEFILGMTESKILILLLINALLLVIGTFMEALAAIVILVPILLPIVTKVGVDPVHFGIIMVVNLAIGFVTPPVGVNLFVASSVGRVKLEDVSKQILPILGLLILVLMAVTYIPEISLMFIGD, from the coding sequence ATGGAAAACGTCGCAACCGCCACGCACCCCGGCGAGCCCAAGACGGGCCTGCTGCACTGGCTTGATGAAAACTTCGAGAAGCCCCTGCTGTTCGCCGGGCTGCTCTCCATCATACTCATAATCACGTTCCAGACCCTGTACCGCTACGTCATCACCCAGTTCACCGACGGAGCGGGCTCCGCCGTGTGGACCGAGGAGCTGGCCCGGTTCATCTTCATCTGGATATCGTACCTCGCCGCCTCGGTGGCCATCAAAAAGCGCGAAAACATCCGCGTGGACTTCGTGTACGACCGTCTGCCCGAGAAGTGGCAGCAGATATTCTGGATCGTCAACAACCTGTGCTTCCTGCTGCTGGGAGCCGTGGTTCTGGTCATGGGCACCGATCTGGTCCAGTTCCAGATGCGCTACCCGCAGATCGCCCCGGCGCTGCAGATCCCCTACTACATCCCCTACCTGATCCTGCCCATCGGCTTCGGCCTCATGTGCATCCGCCTCGTGCAGGATACATGGAAGGAAGCAAAGGTGGCCGGCACCGTCGGAACGCTCACCGCATTCGCCATCACCGCGGCCATATTCACCCCGGTGCTGCTCGGCGTGAATCTGGCCTCCACCACCATCCTCTTCGGCTACTTCATCCTGTTCCTGATCATCGGCGTGCCCATCGGCATCAGCCTCGGGCTGGCCTCGCTGGTCACGCTCATCGGGTCCGGCACCCTGCCCGTGGACTACATCGCGCAGGTCTCGTTCACCTCGATCGACTCCTTCCCGATCATGGCCATCCCGTTCTTCATCGCAGCGGGCATCTTCATGGGCTCCGGCGGACTCTCCACCCGGCTGCTGAATCTGGCCGACGAACTGCTCGGGCCGCTGCCCGGCGGGATGGCTCTGGCCACCATCGCCACGTGCATGTTCTTCGCCGCCATCTCCGGCTCCGGTCCGGCAACGGTTGCGGCCATCGGCTCGCTGACCATCCCCGCCATGATCGAGCGCGGCTATGACAAGTACTTCGCCTGCGCCATCGTCGCGGCGGCGGGTGCCATCGGTGTCATGATCCCGCCCAGCAACCCGTTCGTCATCTACGGCGTGGCCGCCCAGAGTTCCATCGGCAAGCTCTTCATCGCGGGCGTGCTTCCGGGCCTGCTCACCGGCCTCGTGCTCATGGCCTTCAGCTACTGGGTTTCCAAGAAAAACGGCTGGATGGGCGAACAGAAGGAACGCTCCCTCAAGTCCATCGGCAAGGCCTTCTGGGACGCCAAGCTCGCCCTGATGGTCCCGGTGATCGTCCTCGGCGGCATCTACGGCGGCCTCATGACCCCGACGGAAGCCGCAGCCGTGGCCGCGTTCTACGGCCTCATCGTGGGCCTTTTCGTCTACAAAGGACTGAACAAGGACAACATCGTACCCACGTTCATCAACGTCTGCTCCACGTCCGCCATCGTCATCATCCTTATGGCCATGGCCACCATCTTCGGTTACGTCATGACCGTCGAGCAGGTGCCATCCAAGATCGCCGAGTTCATCCTCGGCATGACCGAAAGCAAAATCCTGATCCTGCTGCTGATCAACGCCCTGCTGCTGGTCATCGGCACCTTCATGGAAGCGCTGGCGGCCATCGTCATCCTCGTGCCGATCCTGCTGCCCATCGTGACCAAGGTGGGTGTGGATCCGGTTCATTTCGGCATCATCATGGTAGTGAACCTCGCCATCGGCTTCGTGACGCCGCCAGTGGGGGTCAACCTCTTCGTGGCCAGTAGCGTCGGCAGAGTGAAGCTCGAAGACGTGTCCAAGCAGATACTGCCCATCCTCGGCCTGCTGATCCTCGTCCTCATGGCCGTCACCTACATTCCGGAAATCTCGCTGATGTTCATCGGCGACTAG
- the amrS gene encoding AmmeMemoRadiSam system radical SAM enzyme, whose amino-acid sequence MTEARLWKALDDGRVQCRLCSHFCLIEDGSRGLCGVRANMGGRLETLVYDHVAALGVDPVEKKPLYHYKPGTTTLSFATQGCNFACTFCQNATLSQAPKSGAEPRGERATPEQLVQAALDNGCESISYTYSEPTIFFELMQDTARLAHEKGLGNIMVSNGFQSPECLDELDGLIDAANIDLKAFSESFYRDIVGAKLKPVLKNAKRIKEMGWWLEVTTLLIPGKNDDEEELKGLARYIANDLGTDTPWHLSRFHPDYHMRDVAPTSVPSLEKAWSFGRDAGLKYIYIGNVPGHDYAKTRCPGCGEVVLNRAGFSLSFSAVSDGHCSACGERIAGVDLP is encoded by the coding sequence ATGACGGAAGCCAGATTGTGGAAAGCATTGGACGACGGGCGGGTGCAGTGCCGACTGTGTTCGCATTTCTGTCTCATTGAAGACGGCAGCCGCGGCCTCTGCGGGGTGCGCGCCAATATGGGAGGACGGCTCGAAACCCTTGTCTATGACCATGTGGCCGCGCTTGGTGTGGATCCGGTGGAGAAAAAGCCCCTGTATCACTACAAACCCGGCACCACCACGCTGTCTTTTGCCACGCAGGGATGCAACTTCGCCTGCACTTTCTGCCAGAACGCCACGCTGTCGCAGGCTCCCAAGTCCGGAGCCGAGCCGCGTGGCGAGCGAGCCACACCGGAGCAGCTGGTCCAGGCCGCGTTGGACAACGGCTGCGAGAGCATTTCCTACACGTACTCCGAGCCGACGATCTTTTTTGAACTCATGCAGGACACCGCGCGGCTGGCACATGAAAAGGGGCTCGGGAACATCATGGTCTCCAACGGGTTCCAGAGTCCGGAATGTCTCGATGAGCTCGACGGCCTTATTGATGCTGCCAATATCGACCTCAAGGCGTTTTCGGAATCGTTCTACCGGGACATCGTGGGCGCAAAGCTGAAGCCGGTGCTCAAGAACGCCAAGCGCATCAAGGAGATGGGCTGGTGGCTCGAAGTAACCACGTTGCTCATTCCGGGCAAGAACGACGACGAAGAAGAGCTCAAGGGACTTGCCCGCTACATTGCCAACGACCTTGGCACGGATACGCCGTGGCACCTGTCGCGGTTCCATCCGGATTATCATATGCGCGACGTGGCTCCCACTTCGGTGCCGAGTCTGGAAAAGGCGTGGAGTTTCGGGCGCGACGCCGGGTTGAAGTACATCTACATCGGCAATGTTCCGGGGCACGACTATGCCAAGACCCGTTGTCCGGGCTGCGGCGAAGTGGTGCTGAACCGTGCTGGGTTCTCGCTCTCCTTCAGCGCAGTGAGCGACGGTCATTGCAGCGCCTGCGGCGAGCGAATAGCGGGCGTGGACCTACCTTGA
- the purM gene encoding phosphoribosylformylglycinamidine cyclo-ligase encodes MSDSAKRSEAYTAAGVDIEEGNRFVKRIKDLVAATHTPGVLTGIGGFGGLFRPDIAGMEAPILVSGADGVGTKLKLAFDFDKHDTVGIDLVAMSVNDVLVQGATPLFFLDYFATGKLDSGVAEKVVEGVAEGCKQSSCALLGGETAEMPGFYPDGEYDLSGFAVGMVDQPKLVTGERIESGDVLIGLASSGVHSNGFSLVRKLFEASDLNPEDTFPGSERTVAEVLLEPTRIYTSAVLEVLGMADVKGMVHVTGGGFYDNVPRVLPEKTRAVIEFGSWPMLPVFDWLRKEGGLSWPEMLQIFNCGIGYIFVVPESQADAVLDRLGETGADAWQIGEVRELGEHIEQVDISGLE; translated from the coding sequence ATGAGCGACAGCGCCAAACGCAGCGAAGCCTATACCGCAGCAGGGGTGGACATCGAAGAGGGAAACCGATTCGTCAAACGCATCAAGGACCTTGTCGCCGCGACGCACACTCCCGGCGTGCTGACGGGTATCGGCGGCTTCGGCGGCCTGTTCCGTCCGGACATCGCCGGCATGGAAGCCCCCATCCTCGTCTCCGGCGCGGACGGCGTGGGCACCAAGCTCAAGCTGGCCTTCGACTTTGACAAGCACGACACCGTGGGCATCGACCTGGTGGCCATGAGCGTCAACGATGTGCTGGTTCAGGGCGCAACCCCGCTGTTCTTCCTCGACTACTTCGCCACCGGCAAGCTCGATTCCGGCGTGGCCGAAAAAGTGGTTGAAGGCGTGGCCGAGGGCTGCAAGCAGTCCAGCTGCGCCCTGCTCGGTGGCGAAACCGCCGAGATGCCCGGTTTCTACCCCGACGGCGAATATGACCTCTCCGGCTTTGCCGTGGGCATGGTGGACCAGCCCAAGCTGGTCACCGGCGAACGCATCGAATCGGGCGACGTGCTTATCGGCCTCGCCTCCAGCGGCGTGCATTCCAACGGCTTCTCCCTCGTGCGCAAGCTCTTCGAGGCATCCGACCTCAACCCCGAAGACACCTTCCCCGGCAGCGAACGGACCGTAGCCGAGGTGCTTCTGGAGCCCACCCGCATCTACACCTCCGCAGTGCTCGAAGTACTCGGCATGGCCGACGTCAAGGGCATGGTACACGTCACCGGCGGCGGATTTTACGACAACGTTCCCCGCGTCCTGCCGGAAAAGACCCGCGCGGTCATCGAGTTCGGCTCCTGGCCCATGCTCCCGGTCTTCGACTGGCTCCGCAAGGAAGGCGGCCTCTCGTGGCCCGAGATGCTGCAGATATTCAACTGCGGCATCGGTTACATCTTCGTGGTGCCCGAAAGCCAGGCCGACGCGGTTCTGGACCGCCTTGGCGAGACCGGCGCGGACGCATGGCAGATAGGCGAAGTCCGCGAGCTCGGGGAGCACATCGAACAGGTGGATATTAGCGGCCTTGAGTAG
- a CDS encoding mechanosensitive ion channel family protein encodes MDLNQFFHQLQLNLGVHGSTLPGSMAKLAATALAVVVVIGLKRIMLAVAARLLKNHQRLTVLAGWMGLFAYLIIGIAVIRIWFEGLHNFLTFLGIIAVGLTIVSKELILNFVAFWVIIWRELFSIGDRVQVGDVVGDVTRKGILYFSVVEVGNWVKADQSTGRMARIPNALVLTTPVLNYSKGFRFIWNELTLTVAPGGDWKRARDVMTRTAENYASNFEQPEPPDPVGDDEFVIFRRLTPKVYLKLTDAGYELTLRYLCKPRSRRDSENELLERILDALEGASIPLAFK; translated from the coding sequence ATGGACCTGAACCAGTTCTTCCATCAGCTGCAGCTGAACCTCGGCGTACACGGCAGCACCCTCCCGGGCTCCATGGCCAAACTCGCGGCCACGGCGCTGGCGGTGGTCGTGGTCATCGGCCTCAAGCGCATCATGCTGGCCGTGGCGGCGCGCCTGCTGAAAAACCACCAAAGGCTCACGGTGCTGGCGGGATGGATGGGCCTTTTCGCCTATCTCATCATCGGCATCGCCGTCATCCGCATCTGGTTCGAGGGGCTGCACAACTTCCTGACCTTCCTCGGCATCATCGCCGTTGGCCTGACCATCGTCAGCAAGGAACTCATCCTCAACTTCGTGGCCTTCTGGGTCATCATCTGGCGCGAGCTTTTCAGCATCGGCGACAGGGTGCAGGTTGGCGATGTGGTGGGCGACGTCACCAGAAAGGGCATCCTGTATTTTTCCGTGGTGGAAGTGGGCAACTGGGTCAAGGCGGACCAGAGCACCGGCCGCATGGCGAGGATCCCCAACGCGCTGGTGCTGACCACGCCGGTACTCAACTACTCCAAGGGCTTTCGCTTCATCTGGAACGAGCTGACGCTCACCGTGGCGCCGGGGGGTGACTGGAAGCGTGCCCGCGACGTGATGACCCGCACGGCCGAGAACTACGCATCGAACTTCGAACAGCCCGAGCCGCCCGATCCGGTGGGTGATGACGAATTCGTGATCTTCCGGCGGCTCACCCCCAAGGTCTACCTGAAGCTCACCGACGCGGGCTACGAGCTGACCCTGCGGTACCTCTGCAAGCCGCGCTCGCGGCGCGACAGCGAAAACGAACTGTTGGAGCGCATTCTCGACGCCTTAGAGGGCGCCTCCATCCCACTGGCCTTCAAGTAG
- the truA gene encoding tRNA pseudouridine(38-40) synthase TruA, whose amino-acid sequence MTRIRLVVAYDGGGFCGWQLQPEDRTVQGELEEAVARMVGEPVRLHASGRTDSGVHATAQVVHFDVPDERADLPWTRALNSLTADDVAVLRHDMVSADFHARFGAISKTYEYILWHERRFLLPQRRRFVWDCGPLDFNALGMAAEVLQGRHDFSAFQNVGTPVKDTVRTLEPLEMLPGITPHETVLRFTADGFLKQMVRNLVGCLVEAGRGKLSPQNVRSVLYERDRKTAPATAPAQGLSLVRVLYPGFDSGEAAGVGDDHHMGPGEAHRSGPVRH is encoded by the coding sequence GTGACGAGGATTCGTCTGGTCGTGGCCTACGACGGCGGCGGCTTCTGCGGCTGGCAGCTTCAGCCCGAGGACCGCACCGTTCAGGGCGAGCTGGAGGAAGCCGTGGCCCGCATGGTTGGCGAGCCGGTGCGTCTGCACGCTTCCGGCCGCACCGACAGCGGCGTGCACGCCACGGCGCAGGTGGTGCACTTCGACGTCCCGGATGAACGGGCGGATCTGCCGTGGACCCGCGCCCTCAACAGCCTCACCGCCGATGACGTGGCCGTGCTGCGTCACGATATGGTCTCCGCGGATTTTCATGCGCGTTTCGGCGCGATCTCCAAGACGTATGAATATATCCTGTGGCACGAGCGGCGTTTTCTGCTGCCCCAGCGCCGCCGCTTTGTCTGGGACTGCGGCCCACTGGATTTCAACGCCCTCGGCATGGCCGCCGAGGTCCTTCAGGGCCGGCACGACTTCAGCGCCTTCCAGAACGTGGGCACGCCGGTCAAAGACACGGTGCGCACCCTTGAACCGCTGGAGATGCTTCCCGGCATCACCCCGCACGAAACCGTGCTCCGGTTTACCGCCGACGGCTTCCTGAAGCAGATGGTCCGCAACCTCGTGGGCTGTCTGGTGGAGGCGGGCAGGGGTAAACTTTCCCCGCAGAATGTCCGATCAGTCCTGTACGAAAGGGACAGAAAGACGGCCCCGGCAACGGCCCCGGCGCAGGGGTTGTCGCTGGTGCGCGTTCTCTATCCCGGATTCGACAGCGGGGAGGCGGCAGGTGTCGGAGACGACCATCATATGGGGCCCGGCGAAGCCCATCGATCAGGACCGGTTCGGCACTAA
- a CDS encoding MotE family protein: MKKKVAENKKKTKKCQRFGSNLRISKILLSLIFLALIKLAVFGVMGVDSLTARVTEAVIPSPAPTEAMAAEDEGNGDQEQPAAEDGQSEASSEKPADMSVTDWKTLKRKEEELANRERELRELEAGIKAQMAELKELRQQIGDMLDEAKNLKNKKVRQLVDMISNTKAKKAAKILENMEEDLAVKVLSGMRGRQAGEILSYVETEKAATLSERLTNLQIPFEDN, encoded by the coding sequence ATGAAGAAGAAAGTAGCCGAGAACAAAAAGAAAACGAAGAAATGTCAACGCTTCGGTTCCAACCTTCGGATCTCGAAAATTCTTCTTAGCCTGATCTTTCTGGCACTCATCAAGCTGGCCGTGTTTGGGGTGATGGGCGTCGATTCTCTGACGGCCCGCGTCACCGAGGCCGTCATTCCTTCGCCGGCACCTACCGAGGCCATGGCCGCCGAAGATGAAGGCAATGGCGATCAGGAGCAGCCCGCCGCTGAGGACGGCCAGTCCGAAGCATCTTCGGAAAAGCCCGCCGACATGAGCGTCACCGACTGGAAGACCCTGAAGCGCAAGGAAGAGGAGCTTGCCAACCGCGAGCGCGAACTGCGCGAGCTGGAAGCCGGAATCAAGGCCCAGATGGCCGAACTCAAGGAACTGCGACAGCAGATTGGCGACATGCTCGACGAGGCCAAGAATCTCAAGAACAAGAAGGTCCGCCAGCTCGTGGACATGATCTCAAACACCAAGGCCAAGAAGGCCGCCAAGATTCTTGAGAACATGGAAGAAGACCTCGCGGTCAAGGTGCTCTCCGGCATGCGCGGGCGGCAGGCGGGTGAAATCCTGTCCTATGTGGAGACCGAGAAGGCCGCCACGCTCTCGGAGCGGCTGACCAATCTCCAGATTCCGTTCGAGGACAACTAG
- the fliJ gene encoding flagellar export protein FliJ — protein MAKKFSFRLERVLDLRAQLEDQARMALANAQADYDEGQRNLETLQERLSEHMAKQAESRKSSGDMWLWENYRRALENDVAEARVRMKSLARALQKARQDVVDRSRDKKLLEKLKETQARKHDEEESSREQKENEEMSTLRFQPSDLENSS, from the coding sequence ATGGCAAAGAAGTTTTCCTTCAGGCTGGAGCGGGTGCTTGACCTGCGGGCGCAGCTTGAAGATCAGGCCCGCATGGCCCTTGCCAACGCGCAGGCCGACTACGACGAAGGGCAGCGCAATCTGGAAACGTTGCAGGAGCGCCTTTCGGAGCACATGGCCAAGCAGGCGGAATCACGCAAATCCAGCGGCGACATGTGGCTGTGGGAGAACTACCGCCGCGCGCTTGAGAACGATGTGGCCGAGGCCCGCGTGAGGATGAAAAGCTTGGCCCGCGCCTTGCAAAAGGCCCGGCAGGATGTGGTGGATCGCTCCCGCGACAAGAAGCTGCTCGAAAAACTCAAGGAAACACAGGCCAGGAAACATGATGAAGAAGAAAGTAGCCGAGAACAAAAAGAAAACGAAGAAATGTCAACGCTTCGGTTCCAACCTTCGGATCTCGAAAATTCTTCTTAG
- the dinB gene encoding DNA polymerase IV yields the protein MQQWIMHIDMDAFFASVEQLDNPALRGLPVAVGGDSDRGVVSAASYEARKFGVRSAMSVVKAKRLCPQLILVSGSRGRYKEISGQVMGVLGEFSPLVEPASIDEAYVDATGLERLFGPVEDIGRRIKQRVQEETSLTCSVGIAPIRFLAKIASDLDKPDGLSVIRPEQMEQFLRELPVGKVPGVGKRGLETLRRMNVHHCGDLLRHPREYWQERLGKWGGVLHDRARGYDPNGVQRPGAAKSSSAENTFQKDTTDRETLRKWLLAQSERVGADLRAHGYKGRTVTIKVKFSDYRSVTRSKSLDKATDRNRTIYDIAVELLDALTLRLPVRLIGVGVSNFGDKPRQLSLFDEPEEEAAGDELDKTVDSIRKRFGKEALLRGDLLDYRRRDKE from the coding sequence ATGCAGCAGTGGATCATGCACATCGACATGGATGCCTTCTTCGCGTCCGTGGAGCAGCTGGACAATCCGGCGCTGCGGGGCCTGCCCGTGGCCGTGGGCGGCGACTCGGACCGGGGCGTTGTCTCTGCCGCATCCTACGAGGCGCGCAAGTTCGGCGTGCGGTCGGCCATGAGCGTGGTCAAGGCCAAGCGGCTGTGTCCGCAGCTGATCCTCGTGAGCGGCAGCCGGGGCCGGTACAAGGAGATATCCGGGCAGGTCATGGGCGTGCTCGGGGAGTTCTCACCGTTGGTGGAGCCCGCGAGCATTGACGAGGCCTATGTGGACGCCACGGGGCTGGAGCGGCTTTTCGGTCCGGTGGAGGACATCGGCAGGCGCATCAAGCAGCGCGTGCAGGAGGAAACTTCCCTGACCTGCTCCGTGGGTATTGCGCCGATCCGTTTTCTTGCCAAGATAGCCTCAGACCTCGACAAGCCCGACGGCCTTTCCGTGATCCGTCCCGAACAGATGGAGCAGTTTCTGCGTGAGCTTCCCGTGGGCAAGGTGCCGGGCGTGGGAAAGCGCGGGCTGGAGACGCTGCGGCGGATGAATGTGCATCATTGCGGCGATCTGCTCAGGCACCCGCGCGAATACTGGCAGGAGCGGCTCGGCAAATGGGGCGGCGTGCTGCACGACCGGGCGCGCGGCTATGACCCGAACGGCGTGCAGCGGCCCGGGGCGGCCAAATCCAGTAGCGCGGAAAACACCTTCCAGAAAGACACCACAGACCGCGAGACGCTTCGCAAGTGGTTGCTGGCTCAGTCGGAACGCGTGGGCGCGGATCTTCGGGCGCACGGCTACAAGGGGCGCACCGTCACCATCAAGGTCAAGTTTTCCGACTACCGCAGCGTGACCCGCAGCAAGAGCCTCGACAAGGCCACGGACCGCAACAGAACCATATACGACATCGCCGTGGAGCTGCTGGACGCGCTGACCCTGCGTCTGCCCGTGCGGCTGATCGGCGTGGGGGTGTCAAACTTCGGGGACAAGCCGAGGCAACTTTCCCTGTTCGATGAGCCGGAAGAGGAAGCTGCCGGGGACGAACTGGACAAGACCGTGGATTCCATACGCAAACGGTTCGGAAAAGAGGCGCTGCTGCGTGGCGATCTGCTTGATTATCGCAGGCGTGACAAGGAATAG
- a CDS encoding cobyrinate a,c-diamide synthase: protein MCRGFVIAGTHSGCGKSSVSLGLMKALARKGRAVQPFKCGPDFIDPGHHARACGRPSVTLDGWMQDPSIIPEIFARRAVDASVAVVEGVMGLYDGASGSDEVGSTAQLAKILNLPVVLVADVRSMARSAAALVSGYVNFDPGVNVVGVVLNRVGSANHEDLLREAMDTAGIPVLGCLDRDEDIAVPSRHLGLRTAEEEDEGVYDRLADWVERGIDVDGLLERMPERSFAPVEDVEPPAPSVRIGVARDEAFCFYYAENLRMLRLAGAELVNFSPLHDKRLPPDLDALYIGGGYPELYGFELGQNSRMRKDVRAFSEKGGAIYAECGGFMYLMNDLVTERGRFAMCGVFPVRAAMNDRRKALGYREITALKDCPLGPPGTVARGHEFHYSSIETAFLPDSMPAIYATVDRKGNAAGCEGFLINNTLGSYVHLHFASNPDLAEHLVAAARG, encoded by the coding sequence ATGTGCCGGGGATTCGTCATAGCCGGAACGCACAGCGGGTGCGGCAAGTCGTCCGTTTCGCTCGGGCTCATGAAGGCCCTTGCGCGCAAGGGGCGCGCCGTGCAGCCCTTCAAGTGCGGTCCCGACTTCATTGACCCCGGCCACCATGCCCGCGCCTGCGGACGTCCCTCTGTCACGCTCGACGGCTGGATGCAGGATCCGTCCATCATCCCGGAAATTTTCGCGCGCCGCGCGGTCGATGCAAGTGTCGCCGTGGTCGAGGGTGTCATGGGCCTGTACGACGGCGCTTCCGGCAGCGACGAAGTGGGCTCCACGGCCCAACTCGCCAAGATTCTGAATCTGCCGGTGGTGCTCGTGGCCGACGTGCGCAGCATGGCGCGTTCAGCCGCGGCCCTTGTCTCCGGGTATGTCAATTTTGACCCCGGCGTGAACGTGGTCGGAGTGGTGCTCAACCGCGTTGGCAGCGCCAACCATGAAGATTTGCTGCGTGAGGCCATGGATACTGCCGGTATTCCGGTGCTCGGCTGTCTGGACCGTGACGAGGACATCGCCGTCCCTTCGAGGCATCTCGGCCTTCGAACGGCCGAAGAGGAAGACGAGGGCGTCTATGATCGCCTCGCGGACTGGGTGGAGCGGGGCATTGATGTGGACGGCTTGCTGGAGCGGATGCCGGAGCGTTCCTTTGCGCCTGTCGAGGACGTGGAGCCGCCTGCCCCTTCGGTGCGTATCGGTGTGGCCCGCGACGAAGCCTTCTGTTTCTACTACGCCGAAAATCTGCGCATGCTTCGTCTGGCCGGGGCCGAGCTGGTGAATTTCTCTCCGCTGCACGACAAGCGCTTGCCGCCGGATCTCGACGCTCTGTACATCGGCGGCGGGTATCCGGAACTCTACGGCTTTGAGCTGGGCCAGAACTCCCGGATGCGAAAGGACGTGCGAGCCTTTTCGGAAAAGGGCGGAGCGATCTATGCCGAGTGCGGCGGATTCATGTATCTCATGAACGACCTGGTCACCGAGCGCGGCCGTTTCGCCATGTGCGGCGTGTTCCCGGTGCGGGCCGCCATGAATGATCGTCGCAAGGCGCTGGGGTATCGGGAAATTACCGCGCTCAAGGACTGCCCCCTCGGCCCGCCGGGTACCGTGGCGCGCGGCCACGAATTTCATTACTCCTCCATCGAAACGGCGTTTCTGCCGGATTCCATGCCCGCAATCTACGCCACCGTGGACCGCAAGGGCAATGCCGCCGGATGCGAGGGGTTTCTCATCAACAACACGCTCGGCTCCTACGTCCACCTGCACTTCGCCAGCAATCCGGACCTAGCCGAACATCTCGTGGCCGCCGCGCGCGGCTGA